CGGACAAAATGGCAGATCAGATTTCTGATTCGATTCTCGATGCGATGTTGACTCAGGATGAAGATTCGCGAGTTGCAGTTGAGACTCTTCTTGCAACTGGAGTAGTCGTAGTTGCCGGAGAGGTAAGTACCAAAGCTTACGTTGATATTCCCAGAGTAGTTAGGGACACGATTCTCGATATCGGATACAACAGGGCTAAGTACGGCTTTGACGGTGAGACCTGCGCCGTTCTTACAAGTATTGACGAGCAGTCCCCGGATATAGCTCTGGGAGTAAACAAATCCTTTGAAGCGAAGAAGAACGATTCCGATAGATATGCCCTAATTGGAGCGGGGGATCAGGGCATGATGTTCGGCTATGCGTCGGACGAGACTCCGGAAATGATGCCGTTGCCGATAGTTCTTGCTCACAGACTTGCCCGAAGACTCAGTGAAGTGAGAAAAGACGAGATCGTTCATGGCTTCAGGCCTGACGGAAAGACCCAGGTTACCGTCAAGTATCAGGATGGTAAGCCTGTTGGAGTAACAGCGATCGTGGTATCGACTCAGCACGATCCTGACTTGACTGCGGAGCAGATCGAAAGACTTGTAGTCGATAACGTAGTCTCTCCGGTAATAGACCACGAACTGCTTCTTGAAGGGGTGGAAATCTTCGTGAATCCTACGGGTCGATTTGTCAGGGGCGGTCCTTCGGCCGATACCGGCTTGACCGGAAGGAAGATCATTGTC
This window of the Mesotoga sp. BH458_6_3_2_1 genome carries:
- the metK gene encoding methionine adenosyltransferase, which gives rise to MKTWLFTSESVTEGHPDKMADQISDSILDAMLTQDEDSRVAVETLLATGVVVVAGEVSTKAYVDIPRVVRDTILDIGYNRAKYGFDGETCAVLTSIDEQSPDIALGVNKSFEAKKNDSDRYALIGAGDQGMMFGYASDETPEMMPLPIVLAHRLARRLSEVRKDEIVHGFRPDGKTQVTVKYQDGKPVGVTAIVVSTQHDPDLTAEQIERLVVDNVVSPVIDHELLLEGVEIFVNPTGRFVRGGPSADTGLTGRKIIVDTYGGWTPHGGGAFSGKDPTKVDRSAHYMARYAAKNIVAAGLAERVTLQLAYAIGVAKPVSFMIDAHDTEKIDLEKLRRAVLKVFDFRPAAIIDRLNLKRPIYRQTAAYGHFGRIDIKLPWEEIDAVDQLKKAVD